The genomic interval TTTCACCACGATATTGGAGGGTTTCAGATCCTGAAAGTTTACATAAAAATAACACTGATTAAAGCTTTCAATTAAAGATGGGGATACCCTTGAACGCTCATTATGCTGACAgtcaacataaaatgtataattcaTTCATCTTTCAGCAAAACACCTTTGACAGACTTTCTTCAAAGAAAATATACAGTATCTTAACCTTTCTTTTATCTACATTTCACCAAAGACAATTTTGACACTTCCTTTTATTTCTTGCTACAAATCTGTATTTTTCAGGCAAATATTGATGCAGCTCCTCAAAAGATTTTTGCCTTAAAATGTGCAAAATATCAGTCTACTGGGGATTAGAAAATGTTCGCTAGATACTGTTCCAGTAGTTATTATCAGTGTTCCAGACATGATAGAGCAAAATAATGGCAATCTTAAGTCTTAAACTTCCTTCAATATCTATTATATCTGTTCTGAAAGCAGTGTGGCATCAATCTTCACAACCTTTTCTCTGTCttacttttatttaaaagaaacaacaaacaagagggccaagatggccctaggtcgctcacctaagaaacacaccataacagtgtaaaacatgtttgacctagtgatttcatggaaacaaatattctgaccaattttcattaagattggaccaaaatattagtctcttgtgataaaacaagcattttcttagattatgatatgacctagtttttgaccctagatgacccatgttcaaactcgacctagattttatcaaggcaatcattctgaccaaaattcatgaagatcaattgaaaaatacagcctctatcacatacacaagttttttctttgatttgaccaagtgacctagtttttgacctcagatgacccatattcaaattcgacctagatttcatcaaagcaatctaaatcctctattgcatacacaatgtttttttttgatttgacctagtgacctagtttttgaccccagatgacccattttcgatctcagcctagattttatcaaggttatcattctgaccaaaattcatgaagatcaataccgcctctatcgtatacacaaggtttttctttgatttgacctagtgacctagtttttgacccgagatgacccattttcgaactcggcctagatttcatcaaggttatcattctgaccaatactcatgaagaataattgaaaaatacagcctctatcgcatacacaaggtttttctttgatttgacctagtgacttagtttttgacccgagatgacccattttcaaactcggcttagatttcatcaaggttattattctgaccaatattcatgaagattaattgaaaaataccccctctatcgcatacacaaggtttttctttgatttgacctagtgacctagtttttgaccagagatgattcattttcgaactcggcctagatttcatcaaggcaatcattctgaccaatattcctgaagatcaattgaaaaatacagcctctatcgcatacacaaggtttttctttgatttgacctagtgacctagtttttgaccccagatgacccattttcgaactcggcctagatttcattaaggttatcattctgaccaatattcatgaagattaattgaaaaatacagcctctatcgcatacacaaggtttttctttgatttgacctagtgacctagtttttgaccccagatgacccattttcgaactcggcctagatttcatcaaggttatcattctgaccaattttcatgaagatcagttgaaaaatacggcctctatcgcatacacaagctaaatgttgacggacagacagacgacagtgacagacgccggacatcgagtgatcagaaaaactcacctgagcattgctcaggtgagctaaaaaacattgGAGCATTTCACAATTTACAGCAGATCTGATTAATAtaattgttttgggtttaacgtcgtttttcaacagtatttcagttatgaaatggcgggcaattaacctaaccagtgtacctggattctgtaccagtacaaacctgttccctgcaagtaactgccaacttccccactgaGGTGGAAGGTGGATCCGAGGTGGAGGACGAacaatttcagacacaatgtattttatcaagtgGTCACGGAGAACCCCACTATCCCTAGATCTGCaccctccctattgagctaagtgggcgggccaCAGGAGATCTGAATCCACTGTGTCTAGAATAACTTGTTCTCCTCAAGTGACTGCTAAATTTCTCCCTAaaaatcagagatggaggattAAAGACCTTAGATGTGTTCAGTCAGTTCAAAGCTACATGACTACACCCTCCTGACTGGAAATCTTATGTATTTAGCTAATTTTCCATATAGTAGGTTAATACTGGAAAAGAATCCAGAAACCTTGATTATATTTACTAACCATCATTATAACTGTTAGAAAATCACACAAGGCCACTCagcacatactgataaaaacgtgCAGTCTATATATTGCAAAATTTACATTCTGTTACAATTCTCACACTGCTTATCTTACACCTAATTACGGCACTTTATATGCAAAAATCTGTTCATTTAAGTCATAAGATAgagtgaaataaagaaatcaagACCAAAAACTGGGTTATAATTCACCAACAGTTATGACCAGGATGTATTTTATGTTAGTGACTTCAATATTTACTTTGGTTTTCACTGGGACCAGTCAGGCACAAGCCCTAACATCAGAACAAATCCTCAGTAGGATTACCGATTTAGAAATCAAAGGTACGTCATACAACATTTCCACAACTTCACTTTGTTCTATTACTGAATTCTTCATCAAAATAATTCCTTTCCTTACATCTGAGTAAGGTCTTTCAGTGAATTTAAAGAAACATACTTATCATCTAACAAGCTGAAAACTAAAAAGTTGTCAGCTTGTAAACATATTAAAGTGACAGTGCTTCTATGatgaaaaaattactttttttcccTCAGGGGCATAATGACTTTGCCATAAAACTCTACTTTGAAGCACATATGCCTCTATTCCATGTACAGTATTTCAGagccagattttttttcatacaacaTTGAACATCTTTCTCCTACTTGTTTAAGTAACTTGGCATAAACAAGCAGGAATGAAGGTCCTGTACCACCCACCTTAGCAAACCAGATGACCAAGCTTTgaacttgacacaaatatcaTATACtttaagataattattctgaTTAGGCTTCATGTGTATCAGGTAAAAATGTGGTCTAAGGTGTGTTCATAAGGCTATCTAAGAACTGacaaagtgacctactttttactCCCTTATGAACTAGTACCTTACTTAACAGAGATTTAACTAACACTTACATGAGCTAAAAGGTCTTCAAAAAAAATCACCACAACAAAAATCTTGACATTCAATAATTGCAAATAAGGAAATGTAATTATATTTCGTATTTTCATTGTCTGTTAGTAACATATGTACTCCAATTGAAGCTTTTCTATTACCAGACAGGGAACAGTCTGTGATCAATGCTAAACTACTGGAAATGGTTGCTGAACAAAGAGAACAACTGGTACGGAAAGAGTTAACCCTACAGCAACTGCTGAAACAAGTACATCGACTTAAACAGCAAGAATCAACAGTTCAGGACCTACTGACACAGGTCACCAATTTAAAATCAACTGTAGCCATCCTAAAAACCACAATTGCAAGTCTGGCTAGCAAAGGTGAAGAGAACGTCAGAGAGGACACTGAAACCATGTCAACCACTGGAAAAGAGAACAAACTTTTACTCAGAAAAACAGCTGAAAACCAAGACAACAAAGCAACAGATAAAGCTGATACtcagaaaataaatcaaagaaatgttCAAGGTACTTAATTTATACATATTGTTACTGTTTTGTCTTACAATAATACTTCAGTAAAAGGGGTAGTTCAATTAACCTGCAAGAGGTCCttgatttttattgtttgacTGGGTTACAGTATTACAAACGTGCTGCCGCTGCCAATGTTCCTTGATTCAGCACCAGTACTGACATGTTCTctacaaaatgataaataaattcagacatagttttttattttttatttttagccagcactattttattatatgGCATTAGCTAACAACTTCACCAATTACAAGTAAGATGGGAGGTGATTGTAAAAATGAACACAAATATAACTTTCTacattcttttgttttttgggtttaacgccatttttcaacagtatttcagtcatgtaacagcgggcagttaacctaaccagtgttcctggattcagtaacagtactaacctgttctccgcaagtaactgccaacttccccacatgaatcagaggtggaggacgaatgatttcagacacaatgtcttttatcaaatcgtcacgaagaacatatgccccgcctgaggattgaactcatgaccccgcgatctgtagaccgatgctctacctattgagctaagcggacgggtacACTTTTCCACATTCAACTCAACTGAAGTAAGAATACTTAAATCTCTTTAATCATAACTAAAAGTGAAATTCACTTaagttattttctattttttagtaCCCTTGTCGCCGTTTGATCTTGTGAACACAAACACATCCGGACTGGTAGCCTTCCATGCTGTGACTGACTATCAACAACTCTTCAACCTCAGTCTGAATCAAAACATCGTCTTTGAGACTGTCCTACTAAATCTTGCCTCAGCCTACGATAATAATCGAGGGGTTTTCGTAGCTCCAACAAACGGTTTATATCTCTTCTCAACTTCTGTCTTGTCATATGACAGAGACAAGGTCATTTATGTTGACCTTGTAAAAAGTGGCACAGTACTAGCAAGTATGCAGGGGCATGGTGACCAAACCTCTGTTACTGCAGTAACACAACTCAATGCTGCAGATGAAGTCTCTGTCAGACTGTTCTGCTGTACTGTAAATTCAGTGTATGGAAAAAGATATACCAGCTTCAACGGGCTACTCCTCAAAGCATTATAAACTGTAGCATGAAAATGTTTtgcttaaaataaaaagaaatcttatcCTTACTTAGCAGAAGGTCATAtcattagaaaataatattttggaaTGTCAAAATTTTTAGTATAACtgagaaatataaataaagtgttgttCTCTTTAACAATAAATTCTGTGTCTGTCATTTCTAATCTAATTAGTTTTAACAAAAGGGCATTTAGGCCCAACATCGCTCACAAGACTGAACATACTTCTGGCCATTTTGGTAAACCCATCATGCCATTTTATGATAAAGTTTTaaggtttctatttttagttgtACTGGCCCCTATATGAAGTCAAGAACAATCATTTGAACTAACTTAAGAAACATCCGTGAAAaattgcttctgaccaagttcgGGGGAAAACGTATCATGCAATTattgagaagaaattgtttaaagatttttcgatttttctatgaacatttatcaAGTGCTTTACAAGAAGGAGACATTTGAAGGTTTTGTTAATTCAGCTCTGGTTGCCCTTCAGAGCAATCGGGCACAACTACCTGAACAAGCTTGAGAAAGGCTTCACCAAGAATGATAcagaccaagcttcatgaagatctGTAAAACCATTTATGAGTACAAGTCATTTAACGGTGTGTCGAATTTTAGCTTTGTAAGCCCTTAATTACATTTGATATTACTGACCAAATCTGCTGTAATTATGACTTTATTCTCTCTATCATAAAACTTTCTCTAAAATGAAATGACATTTACCATGTGATTTATTCCAGCAGTGTGTAAAGGTTTTATTCCATGAAACAGTTGATAAAGAATGTAAGACGTCCTGTGTATGTAAATGCTAGATGACACTTACCCTATGTATTATTCCAACAaagtgtaaaatgttttaattcaacATTTGATATTTAAGATATGACAACACACTCTATGCattattccaaataacatttgaTATAGAAGATATAACACTTACCCTGCGTATTAGTCCAGATGAGATTCCAAATAACATTTGATACAGAAGATATAACACTTACCCTGTGTATTAGTCCAGATGAGATTCCAAATAACATTTGATACAGAAGATATAACACTTACCCTGTGTATTAGTCTAGATGAGATTCCAAATAACATTTGATACAGAAGACATAACACTTACCCTGTGTATTAGTCTAGATGAGATTCCAAATAACATTTGATACAGAAGATATAACACTTACCCTGTGTATTATTCCAGCAGAGTGTAAATGTTTTATTCCACACAACATTTGGTATAAAAGATATGACATCCTTTCATGATCAAGATCCATCTGTATAACTTGGCACAAGTTGGCATCCATTAATTCCATGACTAGATATCtggtattttaaaatacaaatactgGGTTCAGATAAATTATCACAAAATAATAAGGCACACAAATTGCTTCATTTGCATGAAGTTATGACATAAGGCATGGTGTGTTTACCAAAATAATTTGCATTTACAACCTCAACTAcaaatatttattgatattttcctGCCATTATTTTCCtgatttttccaagaaaataactTTCTATATCTTGTAAATAAGCAGAATGGCTGAAAGATCAGCATGACATAAAAGGCCCTGCTGAAAATGACTAAATAGTTCTGCAGTAtactgaaatatttcaggaaGAGATTCGAGTCCTTGGACTATTGTTCCATGAGAAATTGTAAGATACTTACACATCTTGAAATTCTTCTAAAGACCTCTGAGGAGTAAAAGCATTCAACAAACCAATTATCtgaaaaacacaaacatttacaTACTAATGACCAgcttacatttttttaattaaaaaacagaTTTGTTGCACTGATCACtgttaaaacttattttatgatTATAAATAGAGTTTGGAGGGGAGTCTCGGAACCAATCACATACtggaattttatttaaatttgttcccTGCAACAAAACATCAACAAGCAAATTCATCCAGAAAAATAAACCAACAAAACGTGTTTCCTTACAgcaaataattgcataaataaaaTTCTTGATCTTTATTGGTATTTCACCCCAATCACCCGCAAGAAACTTAAACAAATCAGATTCTAAAAGTAAATTTGAAATGAATTCATCATGTTCTACAGTAAATGAATATGcataattaataatcatataAATTTCAGTTCAGATATTTACTTCATCTTTTGAGGCAAGTACAAATATTCATCACGACCCACTTTCCAGTGTATCTTACTTGAACCAGCTTTCTTTTATTCTTCTTCCGTGCTACTTTTACTACCTTAAAACCTAATTCCAAATTTGTAACTGTAAAACCTACTTTTCCAATACAAGCTTTAACACGTATTTTCCAAAGTAACATATGGCTTTCTCTCCTAGAGCTTGCATGTGCTGTGACAATTAAAACcggaaaataaagaaatatttcaccAGGAATCAATAGTCTTTTACTTCAAGTGTCAGGAAAATGAGAGTAAAATCTGTTTTCTGTGCCAAATATCGTCTATCTAAGTTAAAATGGCACCTTAAATATTGTTGACAAAAGTATGACAACAGTATTTCGGTCAAATTATGGCTGTCTGAAATTTAGAACTACCGGTAATGGCAAAATGTGTTAAGTCTCATTTACATTAA from Mercenaria mercenaria strain notata chromosome 2, MADL_Memer_1, whole genome shotgun sequence carries:
- the LOC123564408 gene encoding uncharacterized protein LOC123564408, with amino-acid sequence MTRMYFMLVTSIFTLVFTGTSQAQALTSEQILSRITDLEIKDREQSVINAKLLEMVAEQREQLVRKELTLQQLLKQVHRLKQQESTVQDLLTQVTNLKSTVAILKTTIASLASKGEENVREDTETMSTTGKENKLLLRKTAENQDNKATDKADTQKINQRNVQVPLSPFDLVNTNTSGLVAFHAVTDYQQLFNLSLNQNIVFETVLLNLASAYDNNRGVFVAPTNGLYLFSTSVLSYDRDKVIYVDLVKSGTVLASMQGHGDQTSVTAVTQLNAADEVSVRLFCCTVNSVYGKRYTSFNGLLLKAL